A genomic region of Alnus glutinosa chromosome 11, dhAlnGlut1.1, whole genome shotgun sequence contains the following coding sequences:
- the LOC133881128 gene encoding uncharacterized protein LOC133881128 — MVTTRRSNPVQNETQGEVQPTNRDDVHGEAESAATQTQPPFNHNEVEGTNPDGNPEGSGERAVQRNEDHVEPANPVPPTDSERRLQKMKRDGKESLIDNLFQHKESIFTEVSNFDLPRRFKVPDIPVFSGSEDPVEHLDNFRSHVSLHKTPDAVACRAFPLPLSGKARDWLRNLPPRSIDRFDALGRKFLAQFMSRRVPTLCAAGTERVFKRLFMEIQPGETGDRKRTRRLHLRCNFPRVEERQTADGGLGVETTEGSSYLYGKDGEQQHQPSTKKPKNKKNPQPIQDAGPGEYKKAKKNFRDYKWTPLNASLIVVLMELRKDPNYQRPRPIPGDPPWCLAHKYCAFHDSYGHLIEQCVSLRQLIEKFIENGKLVRFLVNERNQQERDQYPWPRREEDRNERRNYQPRQEERRGRSREPAPRPRRDERRERSRSRAQVEQQGNLPIIHTISGGFGGGGESNSARKAYTRQLDDFELYSVQKPPKFQKYNPLIIGFSDDDYAGVSLPHIDALVITLTIANYQTRRILVDTGSSVDILFKSAFDHMEVPRGKVVPVSCQLQGFAGEKVLPLGSVDLPVTAGTYPRQKVIMVKFLIVDKVSAYNAIIRRTALNELKAVTSTPHLSMKFSTEEGVGVVNGDQKEARRCYNLSLKDTLRQHNLDEKAKEDGK, encoded by the exons ATGGTGACTACGAGACGTTCCAATCCGGTTCAAAATGAAACCCAAGGAGAGGTGCAACCTACTAATCGAGATGATGTCCacggagaagcagaatctgctg CTACTCAGACTCAGCCACCATTCAATCACAATGAGGTTGAAGGAACAAACCCCGATGGAAACCCCGAGGGGTCAGGGGAGAGAGCCGTACAGCGGAACGAGGACCATGTGGAGCCCGCTAATCCGGTTCCACCTACAGACTCCGAAAGAAGGCTGCAGAAGATG AAacgtgatgggaaggagtctcTCATTGACAACCTTTTTCAGCACAAGGAGTCAATATTTACcgaagtatccaacttcgaccTGCCCAGAAGATTTAAGGTACCTGACATCCCTGTTTTTTCAGGTAGTGAAGATCCggtggagcatttggataatTTTCGCTCTCACGTATCCTTGCACAAGACACCTGACGCTGTAGCATGCCGAGCCTTTCCTCTCCCCctgtcaggaaaggcccgagactggctcagaaaTCTTCCCCCAAGGTCGATTGATCGTTTTGACGCTcttggaaggaaattcctggcccagttcatGTCCAGAAGGGTACCTACTCTCTGTGCGGCAGGGACTGAACGAGTCTTTAAAAGACTATTtatggagattcaaccaggagaaACTGGAGACAGAAAGcgcaccagacgacttcatttacggtgcaattttccaagGGTTGAAGAAAGACAGACCGCTGATGGCGGACTTGGTGTTGAAACCACCGAAGGATCTTCATACCTTTATGGTAAAGATGGAGAG CAGCAACACCAGCCTTCCACCAAGAAGCCTAAGAATAAGAAGAATCCCCAGCCCATACAGGACGCTGGTCCCGGAGAGTATAAGAAggcgaagaagaatttcagagattacaagtggactccATTAAATGCCTCTCTCATTGTGGTGCTTATGGAACTCAgaaaagatccgaattaccagagaccgagacccattccaggAGATCCACCTTGGTGCTTGGCTCACAAATATTGTGCCTTCCATGATTCATATGGTCACTTGATCGAGCAGTGTGTGTCACTGAGGCAGTTGATTGAGAAGTTCATTGAGAACGGGAAACTAGTCCGATTTCTCGttaatgaaagaaatcaacaggaGCGGGACCAATACCCGTGGCCGAGGAGAGAAGAAGATCGGAATGaaagaagaaactatcaaccgagacaagaagaaagaagaggaagaagcagaGAGCCAGCCCCTCGGCCTCGGAGGgacgaaagaagggagagaagcagGAGCAGAGCTCAGGTGGAGCAGCAAGGCAACCTTcctatcatccacaccatctcgggaggatttggaggaggaggcgagtccaaTTCGGCTCGGAAGGCATACACCAGGCAACTGGATGATTTCGAGTTATATTCGGTCCAAAAGCCcccaaagtttcaaaaatataaCCCTCTGATTATAGGGTTCTCGGATGATGATTACGCTGGAGTATCACTCCCGCACATAGACGCCCTTGTGATTACCCTAACaatagcaaattatcagactcgaCGGATCCTCGTTGACACAGGGAGCTCGGTTGATATTCTGTTCAAGTCAGCCTTTGATCACATGGAAGTCCCACGAGGAAAGGTGGTCCCGGTCTCATGCCAATTACAAGGTTTCGCTGGAGaaaaggtgttgcctctcggttctgTTGATCTTCCTGTGACAGCGGGAACTTATCCGAGGCAAAAGGTCATTATGGTGAAGTTCTTGATAGTTGACAAAGTCTCGGCCTATAATGCCATTATCAGAAGGACAGCTCTCAACGAATTAAAAGCTGTGACCTCAACACCGCATCTCAGTATGAAGTTCTCGACAGAGGAAGGAGTTGGAGTGGTTAATggagaccagaaggaggctaggCGTTGTTACAACTTATCCTTGAAAGACACCCTGAGGCAACACAATCTGGATGAGAAAGCTAAGGAGGACGGGAAATAG